One uncultured Draconibacterium sp. genomic window, CCGATCCTCTGATCTGTGGATGGCAAACCAAAGACCTTATTCGAAGCTTCGGCCTCGTTCGGTGAGCCGGAAAACAAGTGGTGTCGGCGTTAAAAAATTACTGCTGTTTGAGGAGGTACGACGAGTTTCAGGAATTTTAGCCGGCATCGCGTAGCTTTTCCGAGTGAAGCGGGCGCAGCCTTGGGTTTTCTGTCTACTCTTTGGGCCAAACCAAAGAGTAGAATCGGCCTGATAAGGCAAAGGCGCATTATAATATCTATTGTTGCAGGATTATACAAACTTCGAAAAATTACTCCACCTGAAATTTCATGTGATCCTAAACGCGCATAGTTTAGTATTGTATACAAGTGTGAAAATCAAAACACAACACATTGATACGAAATAAAAAGATTGAGATAATTTCAAAGAATAGTATAATTGAATTGGTGCTCCAAGGATAGAGCGGTGCCAACTTGATGGGAATATATTTTGTTTTTTTCTCCCAACGCTCAAAGACAAAAGAAACGCCTACACACATTGGCAAAGCCACACAAGCCTATGCAAAACCAAGGCTTTGCCAAAGAGTGCAATCTTGCTAACACACTTATAATTACTTTTTAATTTAATTCATTAGTGTCCGGTAAAAATTTACCGGGCAGTAAATTTTAGTAAACCACCCGGTATGTCTATTTTTAGTTTACCACAACAAAAAGATAGACATGGGTAAAAATACAATTTTTAGCGGACAGCCTATATTTAATCAGCTGTTAACGTTCATTGACAAGAGTGAGATTAGAAAAATAGCGAAAAAACACGGCAGCGAGTACTATGTCAAGAAGTTTACTACTTATAATCACGTGAGTTCGATTTAATGCAAGTTGCAAATTTGGTTATTTTCAATAATTTCATCGAGATTTAAAGTAGGCTTTTTAGGAAAGTGCGAATAAGCAATCAGACCTGCTAGCAAGTTTGTAAGAAAGTTCCCAAAGCTTCGGTGTCTTGTGTGTTCTATCTGGCACATATTTTTTAATTCGTCGTTAACTGTCTCAATCAAAGCCCTTTTTCGCAACAATATTTTATCTTGTGTCAGCATCAACGAGTTTTTCATGTTTTTGCGGATTTTGGTAATCAGGTGAATACCGTCGATAAAAAGTTCGTCGAACAATGTTTTTGAGATATAACCTTTATCACCAATAAGTTTCCCGAATATTTTGTCATGGAAATTTTTGTTTTTCAACGGCTCCCTGTCATCAACATTGGCTTGGGTGAAAAGGAAGTCGAGGATTTCTCCTTTGTCGTTGATGACGATGTGGAGTTTGAACCCAAAAAACCATCCCATCGAACATTGCCCTTTAGTAGCCAGTCCTTTAAAAGTTTTGTGTTGAAACTCTCGTCTGATATGGCACACTCTAATGGGGGTGGAATCTATAAACGAAACACCAGTACATTTGCCAAGGCAACATAGTTGCAGGAATACTGCCATGGGCATCAATGATTTCTGCTGAAGCTCGACAAAACGGTTGTATGATACCGTTTTTGGGAAGTCGGATTGCATGTGTTTTTGCACATAATGCACATAAAAATGCTTCAAACACCTGTAATTCTTTAGGTGAAACAACACCATAATGGTAATCACTTCGCTGTCGGACATAACGAATTTACGGTTTCTTCGCTTTTTAGAAGATTCTTCAACCAGGACATGTCCCTCCTTAACCTTCTCAAATTCTTTGCAAAATTCGTCAATTAAATAGAAAATTTCGGTAATTTTAGAGTTCATATTAAAACAAGGTTTTGTTTGTTATATATTTAATAGTCAGATAATTAAATATAATCAAAACCTTGTTTTTTTTAAAATATTTTATTGCATTTTTATATCGAACTCACGTTATAATCACTTAGTAGTTATGCTCTTCGTAGTTTTCGAAGGATATCATTCCATCAGGGAGGTTATTCTTGGTTTACTTGCTAATGCCCATAAACTGTCACATTTAGGATTAAGTTATCTGGTACGGCGAAGTACTTTTTCAGAAGCAAATAAACGTCGTAATAGCAAGGTGTTCGAGGATATTTATATGTCCGTTTATCAAAAGCATTCTCGTTTTTTAGCGGACAGCCGTTTGACAGATAAGGATTTGAAACGGCTTTATATTATGGATTCGTCTACCATATCCTTGTTTAAGGACATTCTAAAAGGAGTTGGCCGTAATCCTAAAAGTGGCAAAAAGAAGGGCGGTATTAAAGCCCATACAATTATCAAAGCCAGTGAAAACGTTCCTTGTTTAGTTCGGTACAGTGAAGCTGCAAGGCACGACCATATGTTTTTGCAAGAAGTGGAATCACTGCCATCAGGGTCGATAATAACTTTTGACAAAGGATATGTTGACTATGCGCAATATGAAACTTTTTCGGAAAAGTCAATCTGGTATGTAACCCGATTGAAAGACAATGCACTTTATACAGCCGGAAAAGAGCTCGATATCCCAGATGACACAGATTCTGGTGTCCTAAAAGACGAAGAAGTGGTACTTCTATATGGGCAAAATAAAACGAAAGAACACAAGGCTCGTAGAATTGCTTATTGGGATAATGAAAACGAACGATTATTTGAGTTTATAACCAATAACTTCGAACTAACTGCCGAAAAGATAGCTTTGATTTACAAAAAACGTTGGCAAATAGAACTGCTTTTCAAACAGCTTAAACAGAACTTCCCATTAAAATATTTTCTTGGTGACAATGAAAACGCCATTGAGATACAAATATGGGCGGCTATGCTTGCCAACTTGCTGATTACTTTGGTAAAAAGCAAACTCAAGAGAAAATGGGCATTTTCGAATATGGTGTCTATTATAAGACAGCAATTAATGAGTTACATTAACATTTATGCATTCCTGGAAAACCCTGAGAAAAGCTGGCTCAAATTGATAAAGCAAGACAAGTACAAATATCAACATTCGCTATTCCCCGAATCACCGGGGGCTTACTTTTGAAATGTAAAAATACCCGATTTGAATATCAGGAAGTTATAGATAATGATTTAAACTAAATCCGGTTTACCGGACAACAATGAATTTAATTATTAAATAATTTGCACATGTTCGAAATTATATTTTAATTTGCATGCTAATAGTGCTATTAAATACATGCATTAAATAATACAATGGAGAAAGATAATAACAACGAACATTTGATTTTGGAAACAGCAGAAAGGCTGTTTTTAGAAAAAGGATTTGCAATGACATCGACCACCGAAATTGCTAAAGAGGTAGGTTGTAACCAGGCAATGGTACACTATTATTACCGGACCAAAGAAAAGCTGTTTGAGGCCATTTTTGAGAAAAAGATTAAAAAATTCATGAGCCCGTTTTTGCAGGACTTTAATGCGGATATTCCTTTCGAAGACCGTTTAAAACAACTAATAGAAGGCCATTTCGACATAATCAATGAGAACCCTAAAATTCCTTTTCTGTTTTTTAATGAACTCTTAACCAATCCTGCCCGATTAGAATCATTAAAAAGTAAAATTTCGGAATTACCTCAGGCCATTCTTTTTAAAATAGGTAACGATTTACAGGCTGAAATTGAAAAAGGGAATATTCGCACTATGAACCCTCTTGATTTATTAATTTCCATCGTGTCCTTAAATGTTACCATATTTTTAATGGCACCTATTTTAAAGAACATTGCCAATTTGTCGGATACTGAGTTTAAGAAAATTATAGCGAACAGAAAAAAAGAAAGTGTACTTATTATTTTGAGAAGCTTAGAACCTTAAATTTTTTTACACCGCAATTAATAGAGTTATTAAACAGATGAATTAACAACAAAACAATTTACGATATGAACAAGTACTTAATATTAATGATTCTCGGACTAAGTATTCAAGGTTATACTGCCTTTGGGCAACTAACTATTGAAACGTGTCAGGAGAAAGCCAAAAACAATTATCCGCAGATAAAACAATATGGATTAATTGAGCAAACAGAGGCATACAATTTATCAAACGCCAATAAAGGGTATTTACCACAAGTGGCAATTAACGCAAAAGCAACATACCAATCTGATGTTACTGAGCTTAACGGAACAAAAGTCGTGAACAACGACCAGTATCAAGCCTATGCAGAGCTTAATCAAACAGTATGGGACGGTGGCGTAATTCGTTCTCAGAAAGGCAATATAAAAGCATCCGGAGAGATGGAAAAACAATCGCTGGAAGTTGAATTATACACAATAAAAGACAGGGTGAACCAGCTCTTTTTTGGCATTCTGGCTGTGAATGAATTAATTACTCAAAACGATTTGTTGCAAAAAGAGCTGCAAACCAATTACGATAAAGTACAAGCATATATACAAAATGGAGTTGCTAACCAATCGGATGCAGATATCATCAAAGTTGAACAACTTAAAACAAACCAGCGAAAAGCTGATCTTCTGGCTAATCAAAAGTCATACAAAGAAATGTTATCTGCTATGATTGGTGATGCAATAGGGATGGAAGATTCGTTGGTTAAACCAGATTACATTACTAACCACAACAATGAAACATTAAATAACCGACCCGAATTAAACCTTTTCGAAGCACAATCAGACTTTTACACCAGTCAGGAAAGTATTATAAAATCCGGGAATAGGCCTAAAGTAGGTCTCTTCGCGCAAGGTGCTTACGGAAATCCGGGATTAAATATGTTCGAAAAAGGATTTACCCCCTACTACATTGTAGGTGCTCGACTTACATGGAATCTTGGAGGCTTTTATACGCAAAAGAATAATCTAAGTAAAATTTCTATTAACAAACAATCCGTTGATGTTCAGCGAGAAACATATTTATACAATACCAACCTAAAGATTTCACAACAGGCTAACGAACTTGAAAAAATAAAAGAACAAATAAGGAACGATGACGAGATCATTGAACTTCGTACCAGAATTAAGGAAACTGCCGAAGTAAAAGTTTACAATGGAACGTTGACTGTCACCGATTTGATTCGTGAAATAAATGCCGAAAATACAGCCATTGCAGAAAAAGTCTTACATGAGATTGACCTGTTGTTAGCTCTTTACAATCTTAAAAACACTACAAACAATTAATTAGAAACAAATAAAAAACAATAATATGAAAGTTTTAAAATTCATTCTCATTAGTGCTGTTACCATATTCTTAAGCTCTTGCAATAATAAAAATGGTGTTTACGATGCATCAGGTACTTTTGAAGCCACTGAGATTGTGGTTTCATCGGAGGGTAATGGTAGAATTCTATCATTTGATGTAATAGAAGGTGAAACTCTAAAAAAGAATCAACAAGTAGGTTATGTTGACAGTGTTCAACTTTATTTAAGTAAAAAGCAACTGCAGAAAAGCATCAATGCTATTAAGAGCCGTCATCCTGAGATTCAGAAACAAATTGCTGTAATTGAACAACAAATTGCTACTCAAAAGATAGAGAAACAGCGTGTTGAAAATCTGCTAAAAGCCAATGCGGCAAACCGGAAACAATTGGATGATATAGATGCACACATCGCCTTACTTGAAAAACAATTGGAAGCACAAAAATCATCATTGATAATTACTACAAAGGGATTGAATGAGGATGTTTCAACCATTGAAGTGCAAATTGAACAGTTAAACGACCAGCTGGAAAAATGCCGCATTATTAACCCTATTGACGGGACAGTTTTGGTAAAATATACTGAGGAGAATGAACTGGCTGTACCTGGCAAATCACTTTACAAAGTTGCCGATATAGAAAACATGATTTTTCGGGCATATTTAACATCCGACCAGCTTACCAAAATACAGATGGGACAAAAAGTTAAAGTATTTGCTGATTTTGGCCAGGAAACACGAGACTATGATGGAAAAATAGAATGGATTTCCAGCAAATCGGAATTCACCCCAAAAACAATACAAACCCAGGATGAGAGAGCCAATTTGGTTTATGCGATCAAGATTGGTGTAAAAAACGATGGTTACCTTAAAATTGGAATGTATGGTCAGTTAAAACTTCAAATCGAAGAATAAGATGGAATATTCTCAGAATTCAAACAGGACTAAATATTCTGTTAGTTGTCAAAACATTACCAAGCGCTATAAAAAAAGTGCTACACCTGAAAAGGATAATGCGGCAGCTTTGAATGATATCAGCTTCAATGTGAATCACGGAGAATTATTTGGAATAATTGGCCCCGATGGTGCAGGAAAAACAACTTTATTTCGAATTCTTACCACATTAATATTGGCAGATTCGGGAACGGTATCGATTGAAGGAAACGACGTTGTCAAAGATTTCAAATCTATTCGCAAAGAAGTGGGCTATATGCCCGGCCGTTTTTCACTGTATCAGGATTTGACCATAGAAGAAAACCTGAATGTATTTGCGAAGGTTTTTAAAACTTCAATCGAAGAAAATTATTATTTGATTGAAGATATATACAAACAGATAGAGCCTTTTAAAGAACGTAGAGCCGGAAAACTATCCGGTGGAATGAAACAAAAACTGGCACTTTGCTGTGCCCTTATCCATAAACCCAAGGTGCTTTTCCTTGATGAACCAACAACCGGTGTTGATCCTGTATCGAGAAAAGAATTTTGGGAAATGCTTAAAAGGCTTAAAGAGCAAAATATAACCATACTGGTTTCTACGCCTTACATGGACGAAGCCGGTATGTGCGACCGTATTGCCTTAATTCAAGAGGGCAGTTTCCTGAAAATCGATACACCTCAAAATATTGTCAATCAATTTCCACACGAGCTTTGGGCGGTGAGCAGCGATAATATGTCGAAACTATTAAGCGATATACGTGAAATTCCAACGGTTAGGTCCTGTTTTGCTTTTGGCGAATCGCACCATATAACCCTTACCAATAATGGATTGAATACTGAGGAATTGAAAAGTATTTTAGCAGAAAATGGTCATACTTCAATTGAAATAGCTAAAACAGAAGCCTCTATCGAAGATTGCTTTATGGATTTAACCCTTAACGCAGAATAACATGTCAGAGAACAATAAAACAATACAAAATCAGGCTTCAGAGATTGTTATTTCAGCGGAAAATCTAACCAAACGATTTGGCTCTTTTACAGCAGTCGATAGCATTTCATTTGAAGTAACGAAAGGTGAGATATTTGGTTTTCTTGGTGCTAACGGTGCCGGAAAAACCACTGCCATGCGTATGCTTTCCGGCTTGAGTTTTGCTACATCGGGTAAAGCCACAGTTGCGGGATTTGACATCAATAAACAGTCGGAAAAGATAAAGAAAACCATTGGATACATGAGTCAGAAATTTGCACTGTATGAAGATTTAAAAGTATGGGAAAATATCAGGCTGTATGCAGGTATTTATGGTGTACCTGAGAAAGAAATTGCTCCACGCACCGATGCGCTTTTAAAACAATTGGGATTTGAAAAAGAACGAGATACGTTAGTGAAATCATTACCTCTGGGCTGGAAGCAAAAACTGGCATTTTCAGTGGCTATCTTTCATGAACCAACCATCGTCTTTTTAGATGAACCTACCGGAGGGGTTGACCCAGCCGCACGCAGAAATTTCTGGGAGATGATTTACCAGGCCTCAGACCGTGGAATTACTGTTTTTGTGACAACACACTATATGGACGAAGCCGAATATTGTAACCGGGTGTCAATTATGGTAGATGGTAAAATAGAAGCTCTTGACAGTCCTAAAAACCTAAAAATGCAATTTAATGCCAAAAGTATGGATGAAGTTTTCCATAAACTGGCTCGTAAATCAACACGTAACTCAGACTAGTATGGAACAGTTTCTAACATTTGTAAAAAAAGAGTTCTATCATATTTTCCGTGATACCTGGACCATGATAATTCTATTGGTATTGCCTATTGTGATGCTTATACTTTTCGGCTTTATGATGACCACCGAAGTAAAAAATACTCACTTTGCCATTTACGACCCATCTCACGATGTGGCAACACAGGGAATTGTAAACAAAATTTCGTTGAGCGAATACTTTATTTTCGACGGGTATTTGGATAGTCCTGAACAGATTGAAACAATTTTCAGAAAAGGGAAAATTGGTTTGGTAGTGGTTTTTGGGGAACGGTTTTACGAAAATATGATGCACACTGGTGATGCACAGGTTCAACTGATAGCCGATGGTTCCGACCCCAATACAGCATCTACTCTAACCATGTATGCCACTAGTATGATTGCATCTTATCAACAGGATATAACAGGTGATATTAGTATTCCGTATCAAATAACACCTGAAGTAAAGTTGTTATATAATCCCACCTTAAAAGGTTCGTACAACTTTGTGCCCGGGGTTATGGGTATGATTCTTATGCTGATATGCGCCATGATGACCTCAGTTTCCATTGCACGCGAAAAGGAATTGGGAACCATGGAGATACTACTGGTTTCGCCCATGCAGTCTATCCAGATTATTATATCGAAGGTTGTACCTTATTTCTTTTTGTCGGTGATAAACCTTACCACCATACTGCTGCTTTCGGTTTTCGTACTGGATGTACCCATTAACGGTAGTTTGAGTTTATTAATACTCATCTCGTTCATTTTTATATTTGTTTCACTGGCACTCGGTCTTTTAATTTCATCGGCGGTTGATAAACAAATGGTAGCCTTGCTTATATCTGCCATGGTTCTCATGATGCCTGTAATGATGCTTTCGGGAATGATGTTTCCCCTTGAAAATATGCCTGTGGCACTACAATGGTTATCGCATGTAATTCCTGCCAAATGGTTTATGATTGCAGTGAAGAAAATCATGATTCAAGGTCTTGGTTTCTCCTCAATATATAAGGAATTTGCGATTTTAAGTATCATGGCAGTATCACTGATTGCCATAAGTATTAAACGTTTTAAATACAGATTGGAGTAGTCATGCTAAAATATTTAATAGAAAAGGAGTTCAAGCAATTCTTCAGGAATTCGTTTCTCCCACGAATAGTTATCGCCATGCCATTTGTGGCAACTGTCATCTTTCCAATGGTGGCCAATTACGATGTCAATAATATTAATCTTAGTATAGTTGATAGCGATAAAAGTTCGTACTCAAGCCAATTGGTTCGCAAAGTTGAGTCTTCGGGTTATTTTCGCATAACCGATGTTTCATCAACATATGATGAGGCACTAAGAAGTATTGAGCTAAACGAATCGGATGTTATTCTGGAAATACCCAATGGGTTTGAGGTTGATTTAGTAAAGGAAAAAGAAACCGAAGTGCTTATTTCCGCCAATACGGTAAATGGTACGAAAGGTGGATTGGGAAGTGCCTACCTGAGTTCCATTGTAGCTGATTTTAATTCACAGATTCGAAGTGAACTCATGCAGGTTACAAATGGTACAGTAGTTCCGTCCTTTGAAATAGTGCCCCTGTACAAATTCAATCCACGACTTATTTATAAGTTATTTATGATTCCGGCCATTATGATAATGATTCTGGCTCTTGTGGGTGGATTTTTGCCTGCACTGAATATTGTTGGGGAAAAAGAAAGCGGAACCATTGAACAAATGAACGTAACGCCGGTACGAAAAATACATTTTATTCTGGCCAAATTAATTCCTTATTGGGTAGCCGGTTTTGTTGT contains:
- a CDS encoding DUF4372 domain-containing protein, which produces MGKNTIFSGQPIFNQLLTFIDKSEIRKIAKKHGSEYYVKKFTTYNHVSSI
- a CDS encoding IS982 family transposase; translated protein: MNSKITEIFYLIDEFCKEFEKVKEGHVLVEESSKKRRNRKFVMSDSEVITIMVLFHLKNYRCLKHFYVHYVQKHMQSDFPKTVSYNRFVELQQKSLMPMAVFLQLCCLGKCTGVSFIDSTPIRVCHIRREFQHKTFKGLATKGQCSMGWFFGFKLHIVINDKGEILDFLFTQANVDDREPLKNKNFHDKIFGKLIGDKGYISKTLFDELFIDGIHLITKIRKNMKNSLMLTQDKILLRKRALIETVNDELKNMCQIEHTRHRSFGNFLTNLLAGLIAYSHFPKKPTLNLDEIIENNQICNLH
- a CDS encoding IS4 family transposase — protein: MSNSRYNHLVVMLFVVFEGYHSIREVILGLLANAHKLSHLGLSYLVRRSTFSEANKRRNSKVFEDIYMSVYQKHSRFLADSRLTDKDLKRLYIMDSSTISLFKDILKGVGRNPKSGKKKGGIKAHTIIKASENVPCLVRYSEAARHDHMFLQEVESLPSGSIITFDKGYVDYAQYETFSEKSIWYVTRLKDNALYTAGKELDIPDDTDSGVLKDEEVVLLYGQNKTKEHKARRIAYWDNENERLFEFITNNFELTAEKIALIYKKRWQIELLFKQLKQNFPLKYFLGDNENAIEIQIWAAMLANLLITLVKSKLKRKWAFSNMVSIIRQQLMSYINIYAFLENPEKSWLKLIKQDKYKYQHSLFPESPGAYF
- a CDS encoding TetR/AcrR family transcriptional regulator, with the protein product MEKDNNNEHLILETAERLFLEKGFAMTSTTEIAKEVGCNQAMVHYYYRTKEKLFEAIFEKKIKKFMSPFLQDFNADIPFEDRLKQLIEGHFDIINENPKIPFLFFNELLTNPARLESLKSKISELPQAILFKIGNDLQAEIEKGNIRTMNPLDLLISIVSLNVTIFLMAPILKNIANLSDTEFKKIIANRKKESVLIILRSLEP
- a CDS encoding TolC family protein, yielding MNKYLILMILGLSIQGYTAFGQLTIETCQEKAKNNYPQIKQYGLIEQTEAYNLSNANKGYLPQVAINAKATYQSDVTELNGTKVVNNDQYQAYAELNQTVWDGGVIRSQKGNIKASGEMEKQSLEVELYTIKDRVNQLFFGILAVNELITQNDLLQKELQTNYDKVQAYIQNGVANQSDADIIKVEQLKTNQRKADLLANQKSYKEMLSAMIGDAIGMEDSLVKPDYITNHNNETLNNRPELNLFEAQSDFYTSQESIIKSGNRPKVGLFAQGAYGNPGLNMFEKGFTPYYIVGARLTWNLGGFYTQKNNLSKISINKQSVDVQRETYLYNTNLKISQQANELEKIKEQIRNDDEIIELRTRIKETAEVKVYNGTLTVTDLIREINAENTAIAEKVLHEIDLLLALYNLKNTTNN
- a CDS encoding HlyD family efflux transporter periplasmic adaptor subunit, with the protein product MKVLKFILISAVTIFLSSCNNKNGVYDASGTFEATEIVVSSEGNGRILSFDVIEGETLKKNQQVGYVDSVQLYLSKKQLQKSINAIKSRHPEIQKQIAVIEQQIATQKIEKQRVENLLKANAANRKQLDDIDAHIALLEKQLEAQKSSLIITTKGLNEDVSTIEVQIEQLNDQLEKCRIINPIDGTVLVKYTEENELAVPGKSLYKVADIENMIFRAYLTSDQLTKIQMGQKVKVFADFGQETRDYDGKIEWISSKSEFTPKTIQTQDERANLVYAIKIGVKNDGYLKIGMYGQLKLQIEE
- a CDS encoding ABC transporter ATP-binding protein; the protein is MEYSQNSNRTKYSVSCQNITKRYKKSATPEKDNAAALNDISFNVNHGELFGIIGPDGAGKTTLFRILTTLILADSGTVSIEGNDVVKDFKSIRKEVGYMPGRFSLYQDLTIEENLNVFAKVFKTSIEENYYLIEDIYKQIEPFKERRAGKLSGGMKQKLALCCALIHKPKVLFLDEPTTGVDPVSRKEFWEMLKRLKEQNITILVSTPYMDEAGMCDRIALIQEGSFLKIDTPQNIVNQFPHELWAVSSDNMSKLLSDIREIPTVRSCFAFGESHHITLTNNGLNTEELKSILAENGHTSIEIAKTEASIEDCFMDLTLNAE
- a CDS encoding ABC transporter ATP-binding protein, which codes for MSENNKTIQNQASEIVISAENLTKRFGSFTAVDSISFEVTKGEIFGFLGANGAGKTTAMRMLSGLSFATSGKATVAGFDINKQSEKIKKTIGYMSQKFALYEDLKVWENIRLYAGIYGVPEKEIAPRTDALLKQLGFEKERDTLVKSLPLGWKQKLAFSVAIFHEPTIVFLDEPTGGVDPAARRNFWEMIYQASDRGITVFVTTHYMDEAEYCNRVSIMVDGKIEALDSPKNLKMQFNAKSMDEVFHKLARKSTRNSD
- a CDS encoding ABC transporter permease, whose protein sequence is MEQFLTFVKKEFYHIFRDTWTMIILLVLPIVMLILFGFMMTTEVKNTHFAIYDPSHDVATQGIVNKISLSEYFIFDGYLDSPEQIETIFRKGKIGLVVVFGERFYENMMHTGDAQVQLIADGSDPNTASTLTMYATSMIASYQQDITGDISIPYQITPEVKLLYNPTLKGSYNFVPGVMGMILMLICAMMTSVSIAREKELGTMEILLVSPMQSIQIIISKVVPYFFLSVINLTTILLLSVFVLDVPINGSLSLLILISFIFIFVSLALGLLISSAVDKQMVALLISAMVLMMPVMMLSGMMFPLENMPVALQWLSHVIPAKWFMIAVKKIMIQGLGFSSIYKEFAILSIMAVSLIAISIKRFKYRLE
- a CDS encoding ABC transporter permease, giving the protein MLKYLIEKEFKQFFRNSFLPRIVIAMPFVATVIFPMVANYDVNNINLSIVDSDKSSYSSQLVRKVESSGYFRITDVSSTYDEALRSIELNESDVILEIPNGFEVDLVKEKETEVLISANTVNGTKGGLGSAYLSSIVADFNSQIRSELMQVTNGTVVPSFEIVPLYKFNPRLIYKLFMIPAIMIMILALVGGFLPALNIVGEKESGTIEQMNVTPVRKIHFILAKLIPYWVAGFVVLTIAFLAAWAFYGFLPVGSFLTLYLFTSLFILAISGFGLVISNYANTIQQAIFMIFFFVMTFIFMSGLYTPVASMPDWAQWLSTISPLKYIIQVFRLVYLKGSAVSDLIIPFFALTGFAIFFNGWAILSYSKKN